In a genomic window of Silurus meridionalis isolate SWU-2019-XX chromosome 27, ASM1480568v1, whole genome shotgun sequence:
- the cds2 gene encoding phosphatidate cytidylyltransferase 2: MTELRHRGGSAEPDLQQPEDKGSEAEDRMEKDGGVSDAESKPDSGVPDVPATSDDTPEVLNKALSGLSSRWKNWWVRGILTLAMISFFFFIIYLGPMVLMMIVLCVQIKCFHEIITIGYSVYHSYDLPWFRTLSWYFLLCVNYFFYGETVTDYFFSLVQREEPLRILSKYHRFISFTLYLSGFCMFVLSLVKKHYRLQFYMFGWTHVTLLIVVTQSHLIIHNLFEGMIWFIVPISCVICNDIMAYMFGFFFGRTPLIKLSPKKTWEGFIGGFFATIVFGLLLSYVMAGYRYFVCSVEFNNDSNSFTVDCEPSELFQLQDYILPSVLKSLTGWTTVKLYPFQIHSIALSSFASIMGPFGGFFASGFKRAFKIKDFANTIPGHGGIMDRFDCQYLMATFVNVYIASFIRGPNPTKVIQQLLALRPDQQLYIYNSLKAHLTERGLLGALEEAA; this comes from the exons ATGACGGAGCTTCGGCATCGCGGTGGTTCTGCCGAACCCGACCTGCAGCAGCCCGAGGACAAG GGTTCAGAGGCGGAGGACAGGATGGAGAAAGATGGCGGAGTGTCAGACGCCGAGTCGAAGCCTGACTCCGGAGTACCCGATGTTCCTGCAACCTCAGACGACACTCCGGAGGTGCTGAACAAAGCCCTGTCAGGCCTGTCGTCACG GTGGAAGAACTGGTGGGTGAGAGGAATTCTAACCCTGGCCAtgatctccttcttcttcttcatcatttatcTCGGCCCGATGGTGCTGATGATGATC gTGCTGTGTGTGCAGATCAAGTGTTTTCACGAAATCATCACCATCGGGTACAGCGTGTATCACTCCTATGACCTGCCCTGGTTCAGGACTCTCAGCTG gtACTTCCTGTTGTGCGTAAACTACTTCTTCTACGGCGAGACGGTGACCGATTACTTCTTCTCGCTGGTGCAGAGGGAGGAGCCACTGAGGATTCTCAGCAAATACCATCGCTTCATCTCCTTCACCCTCTATCTGTCCg ggtTCTGTATGTTTGTATTGAGCTTGGTGAAGAAGCACTACCGGCTGCAGTTCTACATG TTCGGCTGGACCCACGTGACCCTGCTGATCGTGGTCACTCAGTCCCACCTCATTATCCACAACTTGTTTGAAGGCATGATCTG GTTTATCGTCCCCATCTCTTGTGTGAtctgtaatgacatcatggcCTACATGTTCGGCTTCTTCTTCGGTCGAACTCCCCTCATCAAG CTGTCTCCTAAGAAGACGTGGGAAGGATTCATTGGTGGATTTTTCGCCACCATAGTGTTTGGACTCCTG ttgtCATATGTGATGGCAGGTTATCGTTACTTTGTGTGTTCAGTGGAGTTTAATAACGACTCAAACAGCTTCACGGTGGACTGTGAGCCTTCAGAGCTCTTCCAGCTTCAGGACTACATCCTGCCCTCTGTCCTAAAGTCCCTCACTGGCTGG ACCACGGTGAAGCTGTACCCTTTCCAGATCCACAGCATCGCTCTGTCCAGCTTCGCCTCCATCATGGGTCCATTCGGAGGATTCTTCGCTAGTGGATTCAAGAGGGCCTTCAAGATTAAG GACTTTGCCAACACCATCCCGGGCCATGGAGGAATTATGGACCGCTTTGACTGCCAGTACCTCATGGCCACCTTCGTCAACGTTTACATCGCCAGCTTTATCAG AGGTCCGAACCCGACCAAAGTGATCCAGCAGCTGTTGGCTCTGAGGCCGGACCAACAGCTCTACATCTACAACTCTCTGAAAGCTCACCTGACTGAGAGAGGGCTGCTGGGGGCGCTGGAGGAGGCGGCCTAA
- the zgc:65851 gene encoding low molecular weight neuronal intermediate filament, producing the protein MSCHSDVYSTSSYRKFFGDSSRVSAAPLRSSAGHRAYGGAYRSRASSGLLAASSARDAADLAHSAASTTELKIVRTNEKEQLQGLNDRFAAFIERVRELEQQNRALEAEADALRRSLGSEPARLRDLYERELREMRERADQLERDRSRAQLENARLGEALTNVQEKLRDEGRRRDEAETELQHCRREAEDRALQQHELQKRVESLLHEIEFARKVHDEEVRELQASLQASQISVEMDVGKPDLTVALKDIRAQYEVLSSRNQQQAEDWYRSKYTSVTGATARDADLMKQTRDELSACRRQVQARTLEIESLRNHNEALERQLAEMEDRHSTEIGELQETIAQLDDALHSTKGEMSRHLREYQDLLNVKMALDIEIAAYRKLLEGEECRLGNVGVTSIHPTYSAVSYSPGRAYTLGAYMRGMAKPESEEEEEEKEAEEKEEEEEEGGEEEGEEKEKEEEEEEEEEEEEEGGEEEEQEEEEQEEEEEEKRKETKEQEEDKKSEMKEQEEDKKKDKEMEKEKEKDKKSEDKVVESKTESKEEKTESNKEEKSK; encoded by the exons ATGAGTTGCCATAGCGACGTTTACTCCACGAGCTCCTACCGGAAGTTCTTCGGGGACTCCTCACGCGTGTCTGCGGCTCCGCTGCGCTCCTCGGCGGGTCACCGGGCTTATGGAGGCGCGTACCGGAGCCGGGCGTCCTCGGGTCTCCTCGCCGCCTCCTCGGCGCGTGACGCGGCGGATCTCGCGCACTCTGCGGCGTCGACCACCGAGCTGAAGATCGTGCGCACCAACGAGAAGGAGCAGCTGCAGGGCCTCAACGACCGTTTCGCCGCCTTCATCGAGCGCGTGCGCGAGCTCGAGCAGCAGAACCGCGCGCTCGAGGCCGAGGCTGATGCGCTGCGCCGCAGCCTGGGCTCCGAGCCCGCGCGCCTCCGCGACCTCTACGAGCGCGAGCTGCGCGAGATGCGCGAGCGCGCCGACCAGCTGGAGCGCGACCGCAGCCGCGCGCAGCTCGAGAACGCGCGCCTCGGGGAGGCGCTCACGAACGTCCAGGAGAAGCTGCGCGACGAGGGCCGCCGGCGCGACGAGGCCGAGACCGAGCTGCAGCACTGCCGCAGGGAGGCGGAGGACCGGGCGCTGCAGCAGCACGAGCTTCAGAAGAGGGTGGAGTCGCTGCTGCATGAGATCGAGTTCGCGCGCAAAGTGCACGATGAGGAAGTGCGCGAGCTGCAGGCTTCACTGCAAGCATCTCAG ATAAGTGTGGAGATGGATGTGGGTAAACCCGATCTCACGGTGGCCCTGAAGGACATCCGGGCGCAGTACGAGGTCCTGTCTTCAAGGAACCAGCAGCAGGCGGAAGATTGGTACCGCTCCAAGTATACCAGCGTGACCGGTGCGACAGCACGCGATGCAGACCTTATGAAACAGACCAGAGACGAGCTGAGTGCATGCCGGCGTCAGGTTCAGGCTCGTACGCTGGAGATCGAATCCCTACGCAATCACAACGAAGCGCTGGAGAGGCAGCTGGCCGAGATGGAGGATCGTCACAGCACGGAGATCGGAGAGCTGCAG GAGACGATTGCTCAGCTAGATGATGCTCTGCACAGCACTAAAGGAGAAATGTCCCGTCACCTGCGCGAGTATCAGGACCTGTTGAACGTCAAGATGGCACTAGACATCGAGATCGCTGCCTACAG GAAGTTACTAGAGGGTGAAGAGTGCCGTCTGGGCAATGTGGGCGTGACCTCAATCCATCCCACCTACTCCGCTGTTTCCTATTCGCCCGGACGTGCTTATACCCTGGGTGCTTACATGAGGGGCATGGCCAAACCTGAgagtgaggaagaagaggaggaaaaggaagcagaggaaaaggaagaagaagaagaggaaggaggagaagaagaa ggcgaagaaaaggagaaggaggaggaggaggaggaggaggaagaagaagaagaggaaggaggagaagaagaa gagcaggaagaggaagagcaggaggaggag gaagaagagaaaaggaaggagaCAAAGGAACAGGAAGAAGACAAAAAGAGTGAAATGAAGGAGCAGGAAGAAGACAAGAAGAAGGACaaggagatggagaaagagaaggagaaagacaagAAGAGCGAAGACAAAGTGGTCGAGAGCAAAACCGAGAGCAAGGAGGAGAAAACTGAAAGCaataaagaagagaagagcAAGTAA